A region from the Pelodiscus sinensis isolate JC-2024 chromosome 11, ASM4963464v1, whole genome shotgun sequence genome encodes:
- the CFL1 gene encoding cofilin-1 isoform X1: MASGVAVSDGVIKVFNDMKVRKASTPDEVKKRKKAVLFCLSEDKRNIILEEGKEILVGEVGETIEDPYLHFVKMLPHSDCRYALYDATYETKESKKEDLVFVFWAPECAPLKSKMIYASSKDAIKKKLTGIKHELQATCYEEVKDRCTLAQKLGGNAVVSLEGKPL; the protein is encoded by the exons ATG gcATCTGGCGTAGCAGTTTCTGATGGAGTTATCAAGGTCTTCAATGACATGAAGGTGCGGAAGGCCTCCACCCCCGATGAGGTGAAGAAGCGCAAGAAGGCAGTGCTGTTCTGCCTGAGCGAGGACAAGAGGAACATCATCCTGGAGGAGGGCAAGGAGATCCTGGTAGGGGAGGTGGGTGAGACGATTGAGGACCCCTATCTGCACTTTGTCAAGATGCTCCCCCACTCTGACTGCCGCTACGCCCTCTATGACGCCACCTATGAGACCAAGGAGAGCAAGAAGGAGGATCTGGTCTTCGTCTTCTG ggCCCCAGAATGTGCCCCCCTCAAGAGCAAGATGATCTATGCCAGCTCTAAGGATGCTATCAAGAAGAAACTCACAG gTATCAAGCATGAGTTGCAAGCAACCTGTTACGAGGAGGTGAAGGATCGCTGCACCTTGGCCCAGAAGCTGGGCGGCAATGCCGTCGTCAGCTTGGAAGGGAAGCCCTTGTGA
- the MUS81 gene encoding structure-specific endonuclease subunit MUS81, whose translation MAAPRRLGRKKPVPACPNPLFVRWLTEWRDEAAEKGRKTQFVYERALSSLRRYPLPLRSGREAAILQHFGDGICRRLDEQLEKHRAEEGAEVLFETVGGASPSMGAQESDPPSTEHHSPDDPSASQDSLVDREPPPMRKHRPARAYVPAPRSGGYAVLLALYKDSMSPHSRGFLTKPELQRAAQPLCDKSFTLGDPGNRYTAWASVGTLIRKELVLKTNVPARFSLTAQGLALAQRLVAAEQAPISEDRAPESEISQGAQPPDPAAEETLCLEPQLLDGALGCQERAAGGSGVQRPHDPEFVLRPGQFDIILCVDFIETMGGPGARKQDLLAELRRNTVPFDVRKLHVGDFVWVAREKVQPCPGQLHLRPVRELVLDYVVERKRMADLCGSIIDGRFREQKFRLHRCGLRHPIYLLEEYGSVQHLSLPESTLQQAAASTQVVDGFFVKRTRDLRESATYLTIMTRHLNSLYGNKTLVSCTKEESQDRSPLQPSSDSCTLMTFQEFNEGAVKNKAQTVREVFARQLMQVSGVSGEKAAAILERYNTPASLLAAYSACPDAASRDKLLSTIKCGKLQRNLGPALSRTLSQLYCSPGPLS comes from the exons ATGGCGGCCCCACGGCGGCTGGGGCGGAAGAAGCCGGTGCCCGCCTGCCCTAACCCGCTCTTCGTGCGGTGGCTGACGGAGTGGAGGGATGAGGCTGCCGAGAAGGGCAGGAAGACCCAGTTCGTGTATGAGAGG GCCCTGAGCTCTCTTCGGAGGTACCCGCTGCCCCTGCGCAGTGGGCGTGAGGCTGCGATTCTACAGCATTTTGGGGATGGGATCTGCCGGAGGCTGGACGAGCAGCTGGAGAAGCACCGAGCTGAGGAGG GTGCAGAGGTGCTCTTTGAAACTGTGGGAGGGGCCAGCCCCTCCATGGGAGCACAGGAAAGTGATCCCCCCAGCACAGAGCACCACTCCCCCGATGACCCTTCTGCCTCACAGGACTCACTTGTGGACCGGGAGCCTCCCCCGATG AGGAAGCACCGTCCAGCCCGGGCGTACGTCCCAGCCCCACGCTCTGGGGGCTATGCTGTGCTGCTAGCCCTCTACAAGGACAGCATG AGCCCACACAGCCGGGGGTTCCTGACGAAGCCTGAGCTGCAACGGGCAGCTCAGCCGCTGTGTGACAAATCCTTCACCCTG GGTGACCCGGGAAATAGGTACACAGCTTGGGCATCGGTGGGCACCTTGATCCGCAAAGAGCTGGTGCTGAAAACCAATGTACCGGCCAG GTTCTCTTTGACAGCGCAGGGGCTGGCGCTAGCCCAGAGGCTTGTGGCTGCAGAGCAGGCTCCGATTTCAGAGGATCGAGCCCCAGAATCTGAGATCTCCCAGGGTGCCCAACCCCCAGATCCTGCTGCAGAGGAGACACTATGCCTGGAGCCCCAGTT GCTCGATGGCGCCCTGGGATGTCAGGAGAGGGCAGCGGGTGGCTCTGGAGTGCAGAGACCCCATGACCCTGAATTCGTACTGAGACCCGGCCAGTTTGACATCATCCTGTGTGTGGATTTCATTGAGACCATGGG AGGCCCTGGGGCTCGAAAGCAGGAcctgctggctgagctgcgccGCAACACCGTGCCCTTCGACGTGCGCAAGCTGCACGTGGGGGACTTTGTGTGGGTCGCCCGGGAGAaggtccagccctgcccag ggcagctgcacCTGCGCCCAGTGCGGGAGCTAGTCCTGGACTACGTGGTGGAGCGGAAGCGAATGGCTGACCTGTGTGGGAGCATCATCGACGGGCGCTTCCGTGAGCAgaag TTCCGTCTGCATCGCTGCGGCCTGCGCCACCCCATCTACCTGCTGGAGGAATACGGCTCAGTCCAGCACCTGAGCCTGCCTGAGAGCACCCTGCAGCAGGCAGCCGCCAGCACCCAG GTAGTAGACGGCTTCTTCGTCAAACGCACCCGTGACCTGCGGGAATCGGCCACATATCTGACCATCATGACACGTCACCTGAACAGCCTGTATGGG AACAAGACCCTGGTGAGCTGCACCAAGGAGGAGTCTCAGGAccgcagccccctgcagcccagcagcgaCTCCTGTACCTTGATGACCTTCCAGGAGTTTAATGAGGGAGCTGTCAAGAATAAG gctcagACTGTGCGCGAGGTGTTTGCTCGGCAGCTCATGCAAGTCAGCGGAGTGAGCGGGGAGAAAGCAGCCGCCATCTTGGAGAGATACAACACACCAGCCAG CCTGCTGGCCGCCTACTCTGCCTGCCCTGATGCTGCGAGCAGGGACAAGCTGTTGAGCACTATCAAGTGTGGCAAACTGCAGAG GAACCTGGGCCCCGCCCTGAGCAGGACACTCTCCCAGCTgtactgcagccctggccccctcTCCTGA
- the CFL1 gene encoding cofilin-1 isoform X2, producing MKVRKASTPDEVKKRKKAVLFCLSEDKRNIILEEGKEILVGEVGETIEDPYLHFVKMLPHSDCRYALYDATYETKESKKEDLVFVFWAPECAPLKSKMIYASSKDAIKKKLTGIKHELQATCYEEVKDRCTLAQKLGGNAVVSLEGKPL from the exons ATGAAGGTGCGGAAGGCCTCCACCCCCGATGAGGTGAAGAAGCGCAAGAAGGCAGTGCTGTTCTGCCTGAGCGAGGACAAGAGGAACATCATCCTGGAGGAGGGCAAGGAGATCCTGGTAGGGGAGGTGGGTGAGACGATTGAGGACCCCTATCTGCACTTTGTCAAGATGCTCCCCCACTCTGACTGCCGCTACGCCCTCTATGACGCCACCTATGAGACCAAGGAGAGCAAGAAGGAGGATCTGGTCTTCGTCTTCTG ggCCCCAGAATGTGCCCCCCTCAAGAGCAAGATGATCTATGCCAGCTCTAAGGATGCTATCAAGAAGAAACTCACAG gTATCAAGCATGAGTTGCAAGCAACCTGTTACGAGGAGGTGAAGGATCGCTGCACCTTGGCCCAGAAGCTGGGCGGCAATGCCGTCGTCAGCTTGGAAGGGAAGCCCTTGTGA